In a genomic window of Temperatibacter marinus:
- a CDS encoding methyl-accepting chemotaxis protein, which produces MKINDLSFLIKLAISPIVVFLFMLVIFWQSISTSTQQQEALYRVVEVESKRASFIKEISSDFQSINGQVFQTLTFAAAEKYDDPTSELLKVSDSIDSLVTKLERLAKEYSEAELSAESKIVRKEIEEIKTYQEAISVVADFIEIDFSAAAEQVSPFVENADKILSVFNNLANKQSSLAEQEYRNAEEVAAASETFLTLMGIIAVVISAPFTYLLGTRIARSIKDIADSTRKLSEGNTDIDVSKLERNDELGEIVTALQVFRDKLIETETMREEQKRLEEAQRQSEEENRQADITRQKEQLEADKVREEENRREHEILMTKVADDFDQTVSKLLVTLKEQSGNVLSTSTELQSRSSQTLSLTNNAKDSSSRISSNMHSVAAATEEMSSSVQEITRQVSEASRVSQQAVSEVTQSTQSVIELNERAQKIGDVIKIITDIAEQTNLLALNATIEAARAGDAGKGFAVVASEVKNLANQTANATDEISEQIKSIQQSTEFTVNSIERISTTIQKVEEVSSVIAATVEEQGAATQEINQTVVQTNSDADGLSSDSQQLSSNAEENGKVSSILSEASNDLLTVVDKLESAADNFVQAIRP; this is translated from the coding sequence ATGAAAATTAATGACTTATCATTTCTTATAAAACTCGCCATAAGTCCGATTGTTGTCTTTCTCTTTATGCTTGTCATCTTTTGGCAGAGCATTTCCACATCAACGCAACAGCAAGAGGCCCTATACCGTGTAGTAGAAGTTGAATCTAAACGGGCCTCTTTTATTAAAGAAATTTCCTCTGACTTTCAGTCGATCAATGGCCAAGTCTTTCAGACTTTGACCTTTGCTGCTGCGGAAAAATACGATGACCCCACTTCGGAGTTGTTGAAAGTCTCTGACAGCATAGATAGCCTTGTCACAAAGTTAGAACGTCTTGCCAAAGAATATTCAGAAGCAGAACTCAGTGCTGAATCAAAGATCGTTCGAAAGGAAATAGAAGAGATAAAAACTTATCAAGAGGCTATCTCCGTTGTTGCGGATTTCATTGAAATTGATTTTAGTGCTGCTGCTGAGCAAGTTTCTCCTTTCGTAGAAAATGCTGATAAAATCCTCTCTGTCTTTAACAATCTGGCCAATAAGCAATCGAGCTTGGCGGAACAAGAATATAGAAATGCAGAGGAAGTCGCTGCGGCATCAGAAACCTTTCTCACCTTAATGGGCATTATCGCGGTAGTAATTTCCGCGCCTTTCACTTACCTTTTAGGGACGCGTATTGCTCGCAGCATCAAGGATATTGCAGACTCAACCCGTAAGCTTTCTGAAGGCAATACAGATATCGATGTCTCAAAGTTAGAGCGCAATGATGAACTTGGTGAAATCGTTACAGCCTTACAGGTCTTTAGAGATAAATTGATTGAAACAGAGACCATGCGCGAAGAGCAGAAACGTCTTGAAGAGGCCCAACGACAATCAGAAGAAGAAAATCGTCAAGCCGACATTACACGCCAAAAAGAGCAACTTGAAGCCGATAAAGTGCGGGAAGAAGAAAATCGCCGCGAGCATGAAATTTTGATGACAAAAGTTGCTGATGATTTTGATCAAACTGTCTCAAAACTCTTGGTCACACTTAAGGAACAGTCTGGCAATGTTCTTTCTACTTCAACTGAACTTCAAAGCCGTTCAAGCCAGACTCTCTCGTTGACCAACAATGCCAAAGATTCAAGTTCTCGTATTTCCTCAAATATGCATTCTGTTGCCGCCGCAACTGAAGAAATGTCTTCATCCGTTCAAGAAATCACACGCCAAGTATCTGAAGCGAGCAGAGTATCCCAGCAGGCTGTATCTGAAGTGACACAGAGCACTCAGTCTGTCATTGAATTGAATGAGCGTGCCCAAAAAATTGGGGATGTAATCAAAATCATTACAGACATTGCTGAGCAAACCAACCTTCTTGCTCTTAATGCCACTATCGAGGCTGCGCGAGCAGGTGATGCAGGTAAAGGCTTTGCTGTCGTAGCCAGTGAAGTGAAAAATCTAGCAAACCAAACCGCGAATGCAACGGATGAAATATCTGAGCAGATTAAGAGCATCCAGCAATCTACAGAATTCACAGTGAATTCAATTGAACGCATTTCAACAACCATTCAGAAGGTTGAAGAAGTCTCATCCGTCATAGCAGCAACAGTTGAAGAACAAGGAGCTGCAACGCAAGAGATCAACCAAACTGTCGTTCAAACAAATTCAGATGCAGACGGCCTTTCAAGTGACAGCCAGCAGCTATCCTCCAATGCAGAAGAAAATGGAAAAGTCTCTTCCATACTTTCAGAAGCCTCAAATGACCTTCTGACTGTTGTTGATAAGCTTGAAAGTGCTGCGGATAACTTTGTCCAGGCGATAAGACCATAG
- the arsH gene encoding arsenical resistance protein ArsH, which translates to MSLPECLNDMTFPCLDEAEFRIPTAEDLGVTPLEEKPKILLLYGSLRKVSYSRLVVEESARLLHRMGADVKIFNPSGLPLPDDADDNHPKVQELRDMMLWSDGQVWCSPERHGSMTGIMKAQIDWIPLALGSVRPSQGKTLAVMQVCGGSQSFNVVNQLRILGRWMRMITIPNQSSVAKAWLEFDDNGRMKPSSYYNRIVDVLEELMKFTLLTKDRSAYLVDRYSERVETAEQQTKRVGKRM; encoded by the coding sequence ATGTCTCTCCCAGAGTGCTTAAATGATATGACGTTTCCCTGTCTTGATGAGGCTGAATTTAGAATTCCGACAGCCGAAGATCTTGGCGTTACCCCACTTGAGGAGAAACCAAAAATTCTCTTACTCTATGGATCGCTAAGAAAGGTCAGTTATAGCCGTTTGGTCGTTGAAGAAAGCGCACGTCTGTTACACAGGATGGGTGCTGACGTTAAAATATTCAACCCTTCTGGTCTTCCCCTCCCTGACGATGCTGACGATAATCATCCAAAAGTCCAAGAACTTAGAGACATGATGCTCTGGTCTGATGGTCAAGTTTGGTGTTCTCCAGAACGTCACGGCAGTATGACGGGAATAATGAAGGCTCAAATTGACTGGATCCCCCTAGCACTTGGAAGCGTACGTCCTTCACAAGGCAAGACGCTTGCTGTTATGCAAGTCTGCGGCGGATCGCAATCATTTAACGTTGTCAATCAACTGCGTATTCTTGGCCGATGGATGCGAATGATCACAATTCCCAATCAATCATCTGTGGCAAAAGCTTGGTTAGAATTTGATGATAATGGCCGCATGAAGCCCTCCAGCTACTATAATCGTATTGTTGATGTACTTGAAGAATTGATGAAATTCACACTGCTCACAAAAGATAGAAGCGCCTATCTTGTAGACCGCTATTCAGAGCGCGTTGAGACAGCCGAACAACAAACCAAACGGGTTGGAAAACGGATGTAA
- a CDS encoding cryptochrome/photolyase family protein: MDKISLVWLRQDLRLSDNPALLEAVKSDQVYIVYILDDENAGSNKMGAASRWRLHQSLAVLERKLGGNLNLYKGAAEKIIPEIIAQNGITDIHWNRCYEPWRIKRDRHIKATLIEAQVFVHSHNASLLWEPWEVLKKDGTPYRVFTPFYKNGCLANFQPRSPHPAPKHIPAQKDRTSISLQKLDLIKGYPWFEKLNNHWPIGEEAALERSKEFLKSDIKNYKIDRNFPYKTNSSYLSPNLHFGEISPHQLWELTELASRENDNEWVSKSSDINHFKNELGWREFSYYLNYHFADMQKQNFNKKYDEFSWDYEETHYAAWCHGKTGIPIVDAAQRQLWQTGLMHNRLRMISASFLVKNLLIDWRRGERWFWDCLLDADSASNGASWQWVAGCGADAAPYFRVFNPVLQSKKFDPDGTFLKKYVPELCRLPLKYLYEPWEAPEEILSAAGIELGKTYPKPIVNLKTSREAALAQYKLLTGKL; this comes from the coding sequence ATGGACAAAATTTCACTGGTTTGGCTCCGGCAAGACTTAAGGCTCTCTGACAACCCTGCTCTTCTTGAAGCTGTTAAGTCTGATCAAGTTTATATCGTTTATATCTTAGACGATGAAAATGCTGGATCAAATAAAATGGGTGCCGCAAGCCGTTGGCGGCTACACCAAAGCTTGGCTGTCTTAGAGAGAAAACTTGGTGGAAATCTTAACTTATACAAAGGGGCCGCTGAAAAAATTATACCAGAGATTATTGCCCAGAATGGAATCACAGATATTCATTGGAACAGGTGCTACGAACCCTGGCGGATCAAGAGAGATCGACACATCAAAGCAACCCTTATAGAGGCTCAAGTGTTCGTTCATAGTCATAATGCCAGTCTTTTATGGGAGCCATGGGAAGTATTAAAAAAAGATGGCACACCCTATCGGGTATTTACCCCTTTTTACAAGAATGGATGTTTAGCAAATTTCCAACCGCGCTCGCCTCATCCTGCTCCAAAACATATTCCCGCGCAAAAAGACAGAACCAGCATTTCCCTTCAAAAGCTTGACCTTATAAAAGGCTATCCCTGGTTCGAGAAGCTGAACAATCATTGGCCCATTGGAGAAGAGGCCGCTTTGGAGAGATCCAAAGAGTTTCTAAAGAGCGACATTAAGAACTATAAAATAGATCGCAATTTCCCGTACAAGACAAACAGTAGCTATCTTTCACCTAATCTCCACTTTGGTGAAATTAGTCCTCATCAACTATGGGAATTAACTGAGCTGGCTTCTAGAGAAAACGATAATGAATGGGTTTCCAAATCTTCCGACATCAATCATTTCAAAAATGAACTTGGATGGCGAGAATTTAGTTATTATCTAAATTACCATTTTGCCGACATGCAGAAACAAAACTTCAATAAGAAATATGATGAGTTTAGCTGGGATTATGAGGAGACCCATTATGCGGCATGGTGCCACGGTAAAACAGGCATTCCAATCGTAGATGCAGCCCAGAGGCAACTTTGGCAAACGGGACTAATGCATAACCGCCTCAGAATGATTTCCGCTTCATTTCTTGTCAAAAACCTTTTAATTGATTGGCGCAGGGGTGAGCGTTGGTTTTGGGATTGTCTCTTAGATGCTGATAGTGCTAGCAATGGGGCAAGTTGGCAATGGGTCGCAGGCTGCGGCGCAGACGCCGCGCCCTATTTCAGAGTTTTCAACCCAGTCCTGCAATCAAAGAAATTTGACCCTGATGGCACATTCCTTAAAAAATACGTGCCAGAGCTTTGTCGCTTGCCGCTCAAATATCTTTATGAGCCATGGGAAGCACCAGAAGAAATATTATCCGCTGCTGGTATCGAACTTGGTAAAACTTATCCTAAGCCAATCGTCAACTTAAAAACCAGTCGTGAAGCCGCCTTAGCACAGTATAAATTATTGACTGGAAAGCTATAA
- the trhA gene encoding PAQR family membrane homeostasis protein TrhA, with translation MTAQAQMAAKAYTAGEEIWHAVIHGIAFILSIFALIFMAAKAAESANSLAILASTAFCAGLMLTFATSTLYHCAYQSPFQPFLKLLDHSAIYFAIATGYIPFALLLLPLDIGLPVVIATLSVAVFGTVFKIVKFMVKKQNSLKWVSLGLYLLMGWGAVILSKPLYKALSPEGFMWLLAGGLCYTVGAGFYAAKSMKYSHAIWHFFVVAGAVCHFISVYWYVL, from the coding sequence ATGACAGCACAGGCGCAGATGGCTGCAAAGGCTTATACTGCAGGAGAAGAGATTTGGCATGCGGTTATTCACGGTATCGCTTTTATTCTCTCAATTTTTGCGTTGATATTTATGGCTGCGAAAGCGGCTGAAAGCGCGAACAGCTTGGCGATTCTTGCCTCGACAGCTTTTTGTGCAGGACTGATGCTGACATTTGCAACCAGTACCTTATATCACTGTGCCTATCAAAGCCCGTTTCAGCCGTTTTTAAAGTTGCTTGATCACAGTGCTATTTATTTTGCAATTGCAACAGGGTATATCCCATTTGCGCTGCTACTTCTGCCTTTAGATATTGGGTTGCCTGTTGTCATAGCAACTCTCAGTGTTGCAGTGTTCGGAACTGTCTTTAAAATTGTTAAATTCATGGTTAAGAAACAGAATAGCCTTAAGTGGGTATCTTTAGGATTATATCTTCTCATGGGTTGGGGCGCTGTAATATTGTCAAAACCACTCTATAAAGCCCTCTCGCCTGAAGGTTTCATGTGGCTTTTGGCCGGTGGTCTTTGTTATACGGTCGGTGCAGGTTTCTATGCAGCAAAATCAATGAAATATAGCCATGCCATCTGGCACTTTTTTGTTGTAGCCGGGGCTGTTTGTCACTTCATTTCAGTTTATTGGTACGTATTGTAA
- a CDS encoding sialate O-acetylesterase gives MRLVFILIASALMGLSVKADDFKGTEFLLIYLGGQSNMDGFGYNRDLSEDLLAPMKDVYIFDGNRIFSDRPAELGGLGMWAPLQPGHGVGFGTDGKRNFLSNRFGAELVFAKKFAELTGKKLALVKYSAGGTALHEGAGYGNWWPFSKKPNQYNYAMKTFQTALQATDIDGDGHIDRLVPTGILWMQGESDANVTVGIAKQYRSNLTRLMTLFRAAFHKTDLPVVIGKITDSKMGENGAPLQPHIKYVHRGQKAFVKNDRCAAYMTETEGFEFSDDKWHYKTEGYLKMGQYFAEHLHKLMQTCK, from the coding sequence ATGCGACTAGTGTTTATATTGATAGCGAGTGCCCTGATGGGACTGAGCGTAAAGGCGGATGACTTTAAAGGCACAGAATTTCTTTTGATCTATCTTGGTGGGCAATCAAATATGGACGGATTTGGTTATAATAGGGACCTATCTGAAGATTTGCTCGCTCCCATGAAGGATGTTTATATTTTTGATGGTAATCGCATTTTCTCAGATCGACCAGCTGAATTAGGAGGGCTTGGTATGTGGGCCCCACTGCAACCAGGACACGGCGTTGGTTTTGGAACTGATGGGAAACGAAATTTCTTGTCTAATCGTTTCGGTGCAGAATTGGTTTTCGCGAAAAAATTTGCTGAGTTAACGGGAAAAAAACTGGCTCTTGTTAAATATTCTGCAGGCGGAACAGCCTTGCACGAAGGCGCTGGCTATGGCAATTGGTGGCCTTTCTCAAAAAAACCAAATCAATATAATTATGCCATGAAAACCTTTCAGACAGCACTGCAAGCGACAGACATTGATGGGGATGGTCATATAGACCGCCTAGTTCCTACGGGCATTTTATGGATGCAAGGCGAGTCTGATGCCAATGTTACAGTGGGCATCGCCAAACAGTATCGATCAAATTTAACCCGGTTGATGACTCTCTTTAGAGCGGCTTTTCATAAGACAGACTTACCCGTTGTGATCGGGAAAATTACAGATAGTAAAATGGGTGAGAACGGAGCGCCGCTTCAACCTCATATTAAATATGTTCATCGAGGACAAAAAGCCTTCGTGAAAAATGATCGCTGTGCAGCTTATATGACCGAAACAGAGGGTTTCGAGTTTAGTGATGATAAATGGCACTATAAAACAGAAGGTTACTTGAAGATGGGGCAATATTTTGCAGAGCATCTTCATAAGTTGATGCAAACGTGTAAATAG
- the purB gene encoding adenylosuccinate lyase, whose product MIPRYSRKKMTDIWEAENRFRIWFEIEAHACDANAKLGRIPEDAAKAVWERGKFEVERIDEIEREVKHDVIAFLTNLAEHVGDEARFVHQGMTSSDVLDTCLSVQLMQAADIIIEDLEALLVVLKRRAEEHKYTICIGRSHGIHAEPVTFGLKMAQAYAEFDRCLSRMKDARKEVATCAISGAVGTFANIDPFVEEHVAKEMGLEIEPVSTQVIPRDRHAMYFSVLGVVASCIERLAVEVRHLQRTEVLEAQEYFSKGQKGSSAMPHKKNPILTENLTGQARYIRAMCIPAMENVALWHERDISHSSVERYIGPDATVALDFSLARLTNVMDQLLVYPDNMLDNMNKMGGLPNSQRVLLELTQAGVSREDAYRLVQSNAMKVWDSRGDLQLLDLLKDDPIVTDKVSPEQLDELFNMDYHTKHVDTIFRRVFGS is encoded by the coding sequence ATGATCCCTCGTTATTCACGGAAAAAAATGACTGACATTTGGGAAGCGGAAAATCGCTTTCGAATCTGGTTTGAAATTGAAGCTCATGCATGTGATGCCAATGCGAAATTAGGACGCATCCCAGAAGATGCGGCAAAAGCAGTTTGGGAGCGCGGGAAGTTTGAAGTTGAACGCATTGATGAGATCGAGCGAGAAGTAAAGCATGATGTGATCGCTTTCTTGACAAATTTAGCAGAGCACGTTGGTGATGAAGCGCGCTTTGTTCACCAAGGTATGACATCTTCTGATGTCTTGGATACTTGCCTTTCTGTGCAACTTATGCAGGCCGCTGATATTATCATCGAAGACCTTGAAGCTTTGCTTGTCGTGTTAAAGCGTCGTGCTGAAGAACATAAATATACAATTTGTATTGGTCGATCGCATGGTATTCACGCGGAGCCCGTGACATTTGGCCTCAAAATGGCACAGGCCTATGCGGAATTTGATCGCTGTTTAAGCCGGATGAAAGATGCTCGCAAAGAAGTTGCTACCTGTGCCATTTCAGGCGCTGTAGGTACTTTTGCAAATATCGATCCCTTTGTTGAAGAGCATGTGGCTAAAGAGATGGGTCTTGAGATCGAGCCAGTTTCTACACAAGTTATTCCCCGTGATAGACATGCCATGTATTTCTCGGTGCTCGGCGTTGTTGCGTCGTGTATTGAGCGATTGGCAGTGGAAGTAAGACATTTGCAACGAACAGAAGTTCTTGAAGCTCAAGAGTATTTTTCAAAAGGGCAAAAAGGGTCAAGCGCGATGCCGCATAAAAAGAACCCAATTCTAACTGAAAATCTCACAGGACAAGCGCGTTATATCAGAGCAATGTGTATTCCAGCTATGGAGAATGTAGCTCTCTGGCATGAACGTGATATTTCTCATTCGTCTGTTGAAAGATATATTGGTCCAGATGCGACTGTGGCTCTTGATTTTTCTTTAGCTCGCTTAACAAATGTAATGGATCAACTTCTTGTGTATCCTGATAACATGTTGGATAACATGAATAAAATGGGTGGCCTGCCAAACTCTCAGCGCGTTCTTCTTGAATTGACGCAAGCCGGTGTATCGCGAGAAGATGCTTATCGTCTGGTGCAGTCAAATGCGATGAAAGTATGGGATAGTCGTGGTGACCTTCAGCTCTTGGATTTGTTAAAAGACGACCCTATCGTCACTGATAAAGTCTCTCCAGAGCAGTTGGATGAGCTCTTTAACATGGATTATCATACGAAACATGTGGATACAATCTTCAGACGTGTCTTTGGGTCCTAG
- a CDS encoding amidohydrolase family protein, translating to MFKTIIISLCLLSITAAPPTAIDQTCRDGQTIIENVTIIYADKVPLKNAYLSYDNKQGVITALSSDPIPKANACDASIDGSNQFLTAGLTEMHGHLPYSNWDKKRTEETLFLYVAAGVTTVRGMLGDPVQFHHRDQIIARELEGPNLYLAAPSLNGTSVTSPEQGRQLVRRYKEEGWDLLKIHPGLTAEEYDAIADEGKKVDIKLGGHVPSGVGLQRVLQAQQASIDHMDGYWQYHAQTQSLNDSDALMESIEKTKTSGTAIVPTQLLFNLLRSGADVKALIAREENKYMPKSQISQWAGTAQRLKAQANPAIAAWRDMMLKKMADEGVVITLGSDAPQIFSVPGFSIWRELKKMQDIGLTRAQILKAAGPAPGAHLAYSGDKFGKIEVGHRADLLLLSANPLVNITNLSKQNAVIVRGKLYTKDYIDQKLMEIEARHR from the coding sequence ATGTTTAAAACAATCATAATAAGCCTCTGTCTGTTAAGTATAACAGCTGCACCACCTACAGCAATCGATCAAACCTGCAGGGATGGGCAAACGATTATAGAAAATGTCACGATCATTTATGCTGACAAAGTCCCGCTGAAAAATGCCTATCTAAGCTATGACAACAAACAGGGCGTCATTACAGCTCTCTCAAGCGATCCTATACCTAAAGCAAACGCCTGTGATGCATCAATAGATGGCTCGAACCAATTCCTTACAGCAGGGTTGACTGAAATGCATGGCCACCTGCCCTATTCCAACTGGGATAAAAAGCGGACTGAGGAGACCTTGTTTCTTTATGTAGCGGCAGGCGTAACAACAGTAAGAGGCATGCTCGGCGACCCAGTTCAATTTCATCACCGAGACCAGATCATTGCAAGGGAATTAGAGGGCCCAAACCTCTATCTTGCGGCACCAAGTCTCAATGGCACTTCTGTAACTTCTCCTGAACAAGGCAGGCAGCTTGTCCGTCGTTATAAAGAGGAAGGATGGGATTTGCTCAAAATCCATCCTGGACTGACAGCAGAAGAATATGATGCAATTGCAGATGAAGGAAAAAAAGTAGACATTAAACTTGGCGGTCATGTCCCTTCTGGCGTTGGACTGCAACGTGTTCTTCAAGCTCAACAAGCAAGTATTGATCATATGGATGGATACTGGCAATACCATGCACAGACACAAAGTTTAAACGACAGTGATGCACTCATGGAGAGCATTGAAAAGACAAAGACCTCAGGTACAGCGATTGTCCCAACACAACTGCTTTTTAACCTCCTGCGTTCAGGTGCTGATGTAAAAGCACTTATTGCGCGTGAGGAAAATAAATATATGCCAAAGAGTCAAATTTCTCAATGGGCTGGAACAGCACAGCGATTAAAGGCACAAGCCAATCCTGCGATTGCAGCTTGGCGAGATATGATGTTGAAAAAAATGGCGGATGAAGGTGTTGTTATAACCCTCGGCAGTGACGCTCCACAGATTTTCTCAGTACCAGGCTTTTCAATTTGGCGAGAACTTAAGAAGATGCAAGACATTGGCTTGACCAGAGCTCAAATTCTTAAGGCTGCGGGACCCGCGCCTGGTGCACATCTCGCTTATTCTGGAGATAAATTCGGTAAAATTGAAGTGGGACATCGTGCTGATTTACTTTTGCTCTCAGCCAATCCCCTAGTGAATATCACAAATCTGAGCAAGCAAAATGCGGTGATCGTTCGTGGCAAACTTTATACAAAAGATTATATTGATCAAAAACTTATGGAAATTGAAGCTCGACATCGATAA
- a CDS encoding dipeptidase, with product MDFSSLSLKKVGKTVIATVVSILFFGVILMITFGSYIVDKDMNSVEMHEPYYITAKAQSLHNNLIVMDWHSDALMWDRSLLTRQSYGHVDVPRLMEGNIAIQMFTTVTKSPSGMNYNHNDTDAFDLNTPLFMAQLWPPKTWTSLLERALYQAKKLEQFTNNSDGQLVFVKDRLGLARVIEARTSGRSTIAALLGSEGAHPLEGKLKNIDIMYDAGFRMMGLVHFFDNELGGSLHGMQKGGLTPFGHKAVQKMIEKGIIIDLAHASEAMVRDVLEYRNARLVISHTGFKGACESPRNIADDLMQEIAGRGGIIAVGYWEGAICEANPIGIAKSILYGIDLVGIDHVALGSDWDGAKAALASNEMNIITQTLMSAGLSNTDIMKVMGMNSLNFLMRSLP from the coding sequence ATGGATTTCAGTTCACTCTCATTAAAGAAAGTAGGCAAAACAGTTATTGCAACTGTTGTCTCTATCCTATTTTTTGGGGTGATCTTAATGATTACCTTTGGTTCCTATATTGTTGATAAAGACATGAATAGTGTGGAAATGCATGAGCCATACTATATAACGGCCAAAGCACAGAGCCTTCATAATAACCTCATTGTTATGGACTGGCATAGTGACGCTTTAATGTGGGATAGAAGTCTCCTGACACGTCAAAGCTATGGCCATGTGGACGTTCCTCGCCTCATGGAGGGGAATATCGCTATCCAGATGTTCACCACAGTAACAAAATCGCCCTCTGGGATGAATTACAATCATAATGATACTGATGCTTTTGACCTGAACACTCCGCTCTTTATGGCACAGCTTTGGCCCCCAAAAACATGGACAAGTCTTCTTGAGCGAGCATTGTATCAAGCAAAAAAACTTGAACAATTTACCAATAATAGCGATGGACAATTGGTCTTCGTAAAAGATCGCCTCGGTCTTGCTCGGGTCATAGAAGCCCGGACAAGCGGTCGCAGTACGATTGCGGCTCTTCTCGGCTCTGAAGGGGCTCATCCCCTTGAAGGAAAGCTTAAAAATATCGATATAATGTATGACGCTGGCTTTAGAATGATGGGATTGGTTCATTTTTTTGATAATGAACTTGGCGGCTCCCTGCATGGGATGCAAAAGGGTGGCTTGACACCTTTTGGTCACAAGGCCGTTCAAAAAATGATCGAGAAAGGCATCATCATTGATTTGGCCCATGCTTCAGAAGCTATGGTGCGCGATGTATTAGAGTATCGCAATGCACGGTTGGTTATCTCGCACACCGGCTTTAAAGGCGCCTGTGAAAGTCCAAGAAATATTGCCGATGATTTGATGCAGGAAATTGCCGGTCGCGGCGGAATTATCGCTGTTGGATACTGGGAAGGCGCAATTTGTGAAGCAAACCCAATCGGCATTGCAAAATCTATTCTTTACGGAATCGACTTGGTCGGCATTGATCATGTGGCCCTTGGGTCTGACTGGGACGGTGCGAAAGCTGCCCTTGCCTCTAACGAGATGAATATTATAACCCAAACCCTGATGAGTGCTGGCTTATCCAACACCGATATCATGAAGGTGATGGGCATGAATAGTCTCAATTTTTTAATGAGAAGCTTACCATAA
- a CDS encoding CYTH domain-containing protein: protein MSKTRHKEIERKFLVRGEPWQGMGGTLIRQAYLMRSEEKILRIRQKGNDFYLTLKIGAGMTRFEFEQKIDDIQGEALLNLHALETPIQKMRYAIKHGAHIWDVDVFYAENSGLVMAEIELESEEEAFELPEWAAVEVTGDDRFQNSYLAQKAFKNWQ from the coding sequence ATGAGTAAAACAAGACATAAAGAAATAGAGCGTAAATTCTTGGTGCGCGGCGAGCCGTGGCAAGGGATGGGGGGTACGCTCATCCGACAGGCTTATTTGATGAGATCCGAAGAAAAAATTCTTAGGATCCGTCAAAAAGGGAATGATTTTTATTTAACCCTTAAAATCGGCGCTGGGATGACTCGGTTTGAGTTCGAACAGAAGATTGATGATATTCAGGGCGAAGCTCTCTTAAATTTACACGCCTTAGAGACACCAATTCAGAAGATGAGATATGCAATTAAGCACGGCGCTCATATCTGGGATGTTGATGTCTTTTACGCAGAAAATTCAGGCCTTGTTATGGCTGAAATAGAACTTGAAAGTGAAGAAGAGGCCTTTGAATTGCCAGAGTGGGCAGCTGTTGAAGTAACAGGGGATGACCGTTTTCAAAACAGTTATTTAGCACAGAAAGCCTTCAAAAATTGGCAATAA
- the radC gene encoding RadC family protein, with translation MIDQSDGSKKLDHSGHRARLKDRFIKGGAKALADYELLELLLFSAIPRRDVKPLAKELLTYYGDFSAVLSATPEDLSKHPGIGESAVLSLKLVKEAAVRLAQVKVLEKPILSNWKALQDYLRVAMANETREQFRILFLNRKNILIADEIHGKGTVDHTPVYTREVVKRALDLAASALILVHNHPSGDPKASKGDIAMTREIREACSKLDIAVHDHLIVGKHGMTSFKSMGLL, from the coding sequence ATGATAGATCAAAGCGATGGGAGCAAGAAGCTTGACCATTCAGGACATAGAGCCCGTTTGAAAGATCGATTTATCAAAGGGGGTGCGAAGGCACTGGCCGATTATGAACTGCTTGAACTTCTCTTATTTTCTGCGATCCCTCGCCGCGATGTTAAACCTTTAGCCAAAGAATTACTGACATATTACGGCGATTTTTCTGCAGTATTGTCCGCAACCCCCGAAGATCTGTCAAAACATCCTGGTATCGGCGAAAGCGCCGTACTTTCTTTAAAACTTGTTAAGGAAGCCGCTGTAAGGTTGGCTCAGGTGAAAGTGCTAGAGAAGCCTATTCTTTCTAATTGGAAAGCGCTGCAAGATTATTTACGTGTGGCGATGGCGAATGAGACCAGAGAACAATTTAGAATTTTATTTTTAAATCGTAAAAATATTTTGATCGCTGATGAAATACACGGCAAAGGGACAGTGGATCATACACCAGTCTATACCCGTGAAGTGGTTAAGCGAGCCCTAGACTTAGCGGCTTCTGCTCTTATCTTAGTGCACAATCATCCAAGTGGCGATCCTAAGGCCAGTAAAGGTGATATTGCAATGACAAGAGAGATAAGAGAAGCTTGCTCAAAATTGGATATTGCCGTTCATGACCATCTGATTGTTGGCAAACATGGGATGACAAGTTTTAAATCAATGGGGTTATTGTAA